In a genomic window of Saccharothrix sp. HUAS TT1:
- a CDS encoding GAF and ANTAR domain-containing protein, whose amino-acid sequence MSRWISEEAAELGTPVSVDALCQAAVARLGVSGAVLTVDTSGWPEVRCATDALGERLAELQVTVGEGPAVDIWRGGGPALVADLDAPSSQARWPMFAPLAVEAGASALFALPLCVGAIRAGVLSLYRLDVGHLDAAALIDSLAFAELALRLLLDEHAGLDLADGAEDGLPLHNPHVHQATGMVAVQLDLGMADAFAHLRARAFAEQVPLSGLAADVVARRRRFDHDGGRP is encoded by the coding sequence GTGAGCCGCTGGATCTCGGAGGAAGCCGCCGAACTGGGCACGCCCGTCTCGGTCGACGCCCTCTGCCAGGCCGCCGTCGCGCGGTTGGGTGTCAGCGGCGCCGTGCTCACCGTGGACACCTCGGGCTGGCCGGAGGTCAGGTGCGCCACGGACGCGCTGGGTGAACGCCTGGCCGAGTTGCAGGTGACGGTGGGCGAAGGACCGGCCGTGGACATCTGGCGCGGGGGCGGCCCGGCGCTCGTCGCCGATCTCGACGCCCCGTCCAGCCAGGCCAGGTGGCCGATGTTCGCGCCGCTGGCCGTCGAAGCCGGAGCGAGCGCGCTGTTCGCGCTGCCGCTGTGCGTCGGCGCGATCCGGGCCGGGGTGCTGTCGCTGTACCGGCTCGACGTGGGACACCTCGACGCCGCGGCGCTCATCGACTCGCTGGCGTTCGCGGAACTGGCCCTGCGGCTGCTGCTGGACGAGCACGCCGGCCTGGACCTCGCGGACGGCGCCGAGGACGGCCTCCCCCTCCACAACCCCCACGTGCACCAGGCCACCGGGATGGTCGCGGTGCAACTGGACCTGGGCATGGCCGACGCGTTCGCCCACCTGCGCGCCCGCGCGTTCGCCGAGCAGGTGCCGCTGAGCGGGCTGGCGGCCGACGTCGTGGC